In Lacrimispora indolis DSM 755, a genomic segment contains:
- a CDS encoding sensor histidine kinase — protein sequence MKMNRENRLVKKRNIGLKRRMLYGILQVLIPVMVIITMLFWHTRKVMKQEYMRTTQSRITDIANKIDAKLQDIYSVSDNFAANDQLNKYIEKEYSPQEQMYKKLDIVRIYSNIFGAYDMLNQRVRISAMYTYKGELFNFLDPNNDTEEVIKRLRAMNIEDPDLLMKFRWFPLQDNFLLSDRPSEVRERKAVMGIRRIYSWEKGRYECVQLFALKEKDIYEQYAELAESIPGDIYVVTEDGRLISSSSETAVEAGEIPEKLRDEIMEQEEELTKGWEAQGKQMIQVKASDVNDWKIVMVVPVKSVTREVDVLYYRIFLVMMACVSLCAMMIFYLYKSFMDPIGKLNASMKEVYGGNLNAYVDVKQKNEVGDMIRYYNSMLERINTHIIEGLQSERKKKELELEVLMSQINPHFLYNTLENIVWMSNEAGRPDIGRTAASLGRMYRLSISGGQVIVPMEHEIEHLMAYVKIQKNRYKEDFEFDLKTDMRQIHELFSLKIILQPAVENSFLYGMAGLKHPMMIRLTVKEKGRWVIIKIMDNGRGMDREKLREVRDQIRFGKIKKEEEEQNRRSTGIGLHSIEARIKLYFGVDRAVSIYSKKDAGTLTVIRIPRITGEDIDEHGNLTELSSEANCEYPLDGKK from the coding sequence ATGAAAATGAATAGGGAAAACCGTCTTGTAAAGAAAAGGAATATTGGTCTGAAGCGCCGGATGCTTTATGGAATTTTGCAGGTGCTGATCCCGGTTATGGTGATCATCACCATGCTGTTCTGGCATACGAGAAAGGTCATGAAACAGGAATACATGCGTACTACCCAGAGCAGGATCACGGATATTGCCAATAAAATTGATGCAAAGCTACAGGACATTTACAGTGTTTCCGACAATTTTGCGGCCAATGACCAGCTGAATAAGTACATTGAAAAGGAATATTCCCCTCAGGAACAGATGTATAAAAAGCTTGATATCGTGAGGATTTACAGCAACATATTCGGAGCCTATGACATGCTCAACCAGCGGGTGAGGATCAGCGCCATGTATACGTACAAGGGAGAGTTATTTAATTTTCTGGATCCCAATAATGATACGGAAGAGGTGATTAAGAGGCTGCGGGCCATGAACATTGAAGATCCCGATCTTTTGATGAAATTCCGCTGGTTTCCCCTCCAGGATAATTTCCTTCTCAGCGACCGGCCCAGTGAGGTCAGGGAGAGAAAGGCCGTCATGGGCATCCGGAGGATTTATTCCTGGGAAAAGGGAAGATATGAGTGCGTGCAGCTGTTTGCATTAAAAGAGAAGGATATTTATGAACAATATGCAGAACTGGCAGAATCCATTCCCGGTGATATTTATGTGGTCACAGAAGACGGCAGACTGATTTCTTCCAGCAGCGAAACGGCTGTGGAAGCAGGAGAAATTCCGGAGAAGCTAAGGGATGAGATCATGGAACAGGAAGAGGAATTAACAAAAGGCTGGGAGGCTCAGGGGAAGCAGATGATCCAGGTAAAGGCCTCTGACGTCAACGACTGGAAGATCGTTATGGTGGTTCCCGTAAAATCGGTGACAAGGGAAGTGGATGTGCTGTACTACAGGATCTTTCTGGTCATGATGGCATGTGTGAGCCTTTGCGCCATGATGATCTTTTATTTATATAAAAGCTTCATGGATCCCATTGGAAAGCTGAACGCCTCCATGAAGGAGGTGTACGGCGGAAATTTAAATGCCTATGTTGATGTAAAACAGAAAAATGAGGTAGGAGATATGATCCGCTATTATAATTCCATGCTGGAGCGGATCAATACCCATATCATCGAAGGTCTGCAGTCTGAACGGAAGAAAAAGGAACTGGAGCTGGAAGTGCTCATGAGCCAGATCAATCCTCATTTTCTTTATAATACCCTGGAAAACATCGTATGGATGTCCAATGAGGCGGGAAGGCCTGATATTGGGCGGACGGCCGCTTCCCTGGGACGGATGTACCGGTTATCCATCAGCGGAGGGCAGGTAATCGTCCCAATGGAACATGAAATCGAGCATCTCATGGCTTACGTAAAAATCCAGAAAAACCGCTATAAGGAAGATTTTGAATTTGATCTTAAGACGGACATGCGGCAGATCCATGAACTGTTTTCCTTAAAGATAATTTTACAGCCTGCGGTGGAAAATTCCTTTCTCTATGGAATGGCAGGTTTAAAGCACCCCATGATGATCCGCCTTACTGTGAAGGAAAAGGGCAGGTGGGTCATAATAAAAATCATGGATAACGGCCGCGGAATGGACAGGGAGAAATTAAGGGAAGTCCGGGATCAGATCCGTTTTGGAAAAATCAAAAAGGAAGAGGAAGAGCAGAACAGGCGGAGCACCGGCATCGGGCTTCACAGCATAGAAGCCAGAATCAAGCTGTATTTTGGGGTGGACAGGGCTGTTTCCATTTATAGCAAAAAGGATGCAGGAACCCTGACCGTCATAAGGATTCCCAGGATCACCGGAGAGGACATTGACGAGCACGGCAATTTGACTGAATTAAGCAGCGAAGCGAATTGTGAATATCCCCTTGACGGTAAAAAATAA
- a CDS encoding carbohydrate ABC transporter permease: MNKGKTPVSKTKEKTSIAQKKENRYGWLFISPYLIFFTVFTGIPFVIAIVMSFINMKYITRLDNLKFVGFQNFIKVFTNKEIMASLIRTFQYSLVYVPLIMILGFVLAFMLNNGVYMKKAMRSLVFMPYVSNMVAVAVIFKVLLGNNSPIILALRNMGFDPPLLLLNLKLALPTVAMISVWKGVGLNMVVYLGALQEVPAELLEAAQIDGATKWQRIRNIIIPMISPTTFFLVISSIIGSFQNFTCIQALTEGGPGQATTVMSVNIVRTAFTKYETSLASAMAFIMFVLVMIVTLIQWRGQKKWVNY; the protein is encoded by the coding sequence ATGAACAAGGGAAAAACACCAGTATCTAAAACAAAAGAAAAAACATCCATAGCCCAGAAAAAAGAAAACAGGTATGGGTGGCTGTTTATTTCGCCCTACCTGATTTTTTTCACTGTTTTCACTGGCATTCCTTTTGTCATTGCAATTGTGATGTCGTTTATAAACATGAAATATATTACCAGGCTGGACAACCTTAAATTTGTAGGGTTTCAAAACTTTATAAAAGTATTCACCAACAAGGAGATCATGGCGTCCCTCATAAGGACTTTTCAATATTCCCTGGTATATGTGCCCCTTATTATGATCCTTGGATTTGTGCTGGCATTTATGCTGAACAACGGGGTCTATATGAAAAAGGCCATGCGTTCCCTTGTGTTTATGCCTTACGTATCCAACATGGTGGCAGTTGCCGTAATTTTTAAGGTACTGCTTGGAAATAACAGTCCCATAATCCTTGCTTTAAGAAATATGGGGTTTGACCCGCCGCTGCTTTTGCTGAACTTAAAGCTGGCTCTTCCCACTGTGGCTATGATTTCCGTCTGGAAGGGCGTTGGCCTTAACATGGTGGTTTATCTTGGAGCGCTTCAGGAGGTGCCCGCTGAGCTGCTGGAAGCGGCACAGATTGACGGAGCAACAAAATGGCAGCGGATCCGCAATATCATCATACCAATGATTTCTCCCACCACCTTTTTCCTTGTAATCAGCTCCATTATCGGTTCCTTCCAGAACTTTACCTGCATACAGGCTCTTACTGAGGGAGGTCCGGGACAGGCGACCACCGTTATGTCCGTAAATATTGTCCGTACTGCATTTACAAAATATGAAACCAGTCTGGCAAGTGCAATGGCTTTCATCATGTTTGTGCTTGTCATGATCGTAACGCTTATCCAATGGCGCGGACAGAAAAAATGGGTTAATTATTAA
- a CDS encoding carbohydrate ABC transporter permease: MTSKKKSIKIVLTVFILLIGLASNFPFLFMISSSFKVSGEVMKFPWHLIPENPTLMNFQALFTNGIYNFQKWYFNTVVMTALTIAIKIFFVSFTAYGFARIKFKGKDAIFLVLLSAMMIPSDIMIIPRYMIFKNLHILDTMWSLILPSCVDVYFVFLLRQSFVSIPDSLSEAAKIDGCGHFRIYWKIIFPLAKPAIATMALFSFTWSWNDYMGPYLYISTMDKQMLSVGVKLFSSGLIQDYGSQMAAATAVLLPILIAFLFCQKFFIEGVASSGVKG; encoded by the coding sequence ATGACAAGCAAAAAGAAAAGCATAAAGATAGTACTCACAGTGTTTATTCTGTTGATCGGGCTGGCGTCTAATTTTCCGTTTCTGTTCATGATTTCCTCTTCCTTTAAGGTCAGCGGAGAGGTCATGAAGTTTCCATGGCATCTGATTCCGGAAAACCCCACCCTGATGAATTTTCAGGCATTATTTACAAACGGCATTTATAACTTTCAGAAATGGTATTTTAACACGGTGGTCATGACGGCCCTTACCATTGCGATCAAGATATTTTTTGTAAGCTTTACTGCATATGGATTTGCAAGAATTAAATTTAAGGGAAAAGACGCGATCTTTCTTGTCCTGCTGTCAGCCATGATGATACCAAGTGACATTATGATCATACCAAGGTACATGATCTTTAAAAATCTGCACATCCTGGATACCATGTGGTCTCTGATCCTGCCAAGCTGTGTTGATGTGTATTTTGTATTCCTTCTGCGCCAGTCCTTTGTTTCCATTCCGGACTCCTTAAGTGAAGCGGCTAAAATTGACGGCTGCGGCCATTTCCGCATTTATTGGAAAATCATTTTCCCATTGGCAAAGCCGGCCATTGCAACCATGGCCCTGTTTTCCTTTACATGGTCCTGGAACGATTACATGGGACCCTATCTGTACATATCAACCATGGATAAGCAGATGCTTTCCGTTGGAGTGAAGCTCTTTTCCTCCGGCTTAATTCAGGATTACGGAAGTCAGATGGCTGCGGCAACGGCTGTACTGCTGCCCATTCTGATTGCCTTCCTGTTCTGCCAGAAGTTTTTTATCGAAGGGGTAGCCTCCTCCGGTGTGAAGGGCTGA
- the gnpA gene encoding 1,3-beta-galactosyl-N-acetylhexosamine phosphorylase, with translation MERKLTGRVTVPTDVDMIQETKEIARRWGADALRDCDGTNMPEELKKMPVKIYSTYYTTRKDNDWAMANPDEVQQVYLMTEFYTAMDEGGFRIPLMKHLYKEQLKPNTIHDIKRWWEVVDRTTGEPLAANEWDYEESTQEVVISFPKRYHDYTVSFLAFIIWDPVHMYNFITNDWQDVEHQITFDVRQPKTQKHVIEKLNRWMEENPDSNVVRFTTFFHQFTLVFNEYAKEKFVDWFGYSASVSPYILEQFEKEVGYPFRPEYIIDQGYHNNTNRVPSKEFRDFQEFQQREVSRLMKVLVDICHDHGKEAMMFLGDHWIGTEPFGEYFKQVGLDAVVGSVGNGTTLRLISDIPGVKYTEGRFLPYFFPDVFHEGGDPIKEAKVNWVTARRAILRKPVDRIGYGGYLKLALEFPEFIQYIEEVCDEFRLLYENVGGQSPYSHFKVGVLNSWGKIRSWGTHMVAHAIDYKQTYSYAGVLEALSGMPFDVEFISFEDVIADPDVLNKCKVVINVGDAYTGPSGGVYWADPRVSSAVKAFVASGGGLIGVGEPSACEYQGRYFNLANVLGVNKEVGFSLSTDRYNWEEHSHFITKDSSEAIDFGEGMKNIYALTGAEILKKDGEDVQMAVNRFGEGRSVYISGIPYSFENSRMLYRAIFWAAGMEQEMKKWYSSNYNIEVNYYPATGKYCIVNNTYEPQETVIYDGNGNECSMQLKANDILWFSFLES, from the coding sequence ATGGAAAGAAAACTTACCGGAAGAGTCACTGTTCCCACGGACGTGGATATGATACAGGAGACAAAGGAGATTGCCAGGCGGTGGGGTGCCGATGCCCTGCGGGATTGTGATGGGACAAATATGCCGGAGGAGCTTAAGAAAATGCCCGTCAAAATTTACTCCACCTATTATACCACCAGAAAGGACAACGATTGGGCCATGGCGAACCCGGATGAAGTCCAGCAGGTGTATTTGATGACGGAATTTTATACGGCAATGGATGAAGGCGGGTTTCGAATCCCTTTGATGAAGCATTTATACAAGGAGCAGTTAAAGCCAAATACCATTCATGACATCAAGCGCTGGTGGGAGGTGGTGGACCGCACCACAGGGGAACCTCTGGCAGCCAATGAGTGGGATTATGAGGAAAGCACCCAGGAGGTCGTCATCTCCTTTCCCAAGCGGTATCACGATTATACCGTAAGTTTTCTGGCCTTCATCATCTGGGATCCGGTCCATATGTATAATTTCATCACCAATGACTGGCAGGATGTGGAGCATCAGATCACCTTTGATGTGCGCCAGCCAAAGACCCAGAAGCACGTGATTGAAAAGTTAAACCGCTGGATGGAAGAAAATCCGGACAGCAATGTAGTGCGTTTTACCACATTCTTTCATCAGTTCACCCTTGTATTTAATGAATATGCAAAAGAAAAATTTGTCGACTGGTTTGGATACAGCGCCAGCGTCAGTCCCTATATTTTAGAACAGTTTGAAAAAGAAGTGGGTTACCCCTTCCGCCCGGAATATATCATTGACCAGGGATACCATAACAATACCAACCGGGTGCCATCTAAGGAGTTCCGCGATTTCCAGGAATTTCAGCAGCGGGAGGTTTCAAGGCTTATGAAGGTCCTTGTGGATATCTGTCATGACCACGGCAAGGAAGCCATGATGTTTTTGGGAGACCACTGGATCGGAACGGAACCCTTTGGAGAGTATTTTAAACAGGTAGGACTGGATGCGGTGGTTGGAAGTGTGGGGAATGGAACCACCCTTCGTCTGATTTCCGATATTCCGGGAGTAAAATATACGGAAGGCCGTTTTCTGCCTTATTTCTTCCCCGATGTGTTCCATGAAGGGGGAGATCCCATAAAAGAAGCAAAAGTAAACTGGGTGACCGCAAGGCGTGCCATCTTAAGAAAACCGGTTGACAGGATCGGCTACGGCGGATATTTAAAGTTAGCCCTGGAATTTCCGGAATTTATCCAATACATTGAAGAAGTCTGTGATGAATTCCGTCTTCTTTATGAAAATGTGGGAGGACAAAGCCCTTACAGCCATTTTAAGGTGGGAGTGCTGAATTCCTGGGGAAAGATCCGTTCCTGGGGAACCCATATGGTCGCCCATGCCATTGATTATAAGCAGACCTATTCCTATGCCGGAGTGCTGGAAGCCTTAAGCGGAATGCCTTTTGACGTGGAATTCATCAGCTTTGAGGATGTGATCGCAGATCCGGATGTATTAAATAAATGCAAGGTTGTCATAAATGTGGGCGACGCTTATACAGGTCCCAGCGGCGGGGTTTACTGGGCCGATCCCAGAGTCAGCAGTGCCGTAAAAGCCTTTGTAGCTTCAGGAGGCGGATTAATCGGAGTGGGAGAGCCGTCTGCCTGTGAATATCAGGGCCGGTATTTTAACCTGGCAAATGTGCTGGGCGTAAACAAAGAGGTCGGTTTTTCCCTTTCAACAGATAGATACAACTGGGAAGAGCACAGTCATTTTATTACAAAGGATTCCTCTGAAGCCATTGATTTCGGAGAAGGGATGAAGAATATCTATGCTCTTACTGGGGCGGAAATCTTAAAAAAGGACGGGGAAGATGTCCAGATGGCGGTCAACCGGTTCGGAGAGGGAAGAAGTGTATATATCAGCGGCATTCCCTATTCCTTTGAAAATTCCAGAATGCTTTACCGGGCAATCTTCTGGGCAGCAGGTATGGAGCAGGAGATGAAGAAATGGTACAGCAGCAATTATAATATTGAAGTCAATTATTATCCGGCTACAGGCAAATATTGTATCGTAAATAACACCTATGAGCCTCAGGAAACTGTGATTTATGACGGAAACGGCAACGAATGTTCCATGCAGTTAAAGGCAAATGATATTTTGTGGTTTTCGTTCCTTGAATCCTGA
- a CDS encoding glycoside hydrolase family 88 protein has product MQTKETLEAYEAITAEEALEALNHVVTRIRNNISDFYDTFPAASSINQIYPASENDDWTNGFWTGQLWLAYEQTKEAAFKEAALYQVPGFRERLIKRIVVDHHDMGFLYTPSCVAAYKLTGDKLARETALMAADNLMGRFQDKGEFFQAWGKPRDPREYRLIIDCLLNMPLLFWASEETKNPKYCEAALAHIRTSMKYAVREDFSTYHTYYFDPETGNPAGGVTAQGYRDGSIWARGQSWGIYGSAIAYKYCPDPMYMERFKKITACFLEHLPRDLVPYWDFDFTDGCREPRDSSAGAIAACGMLEMAKYMEPDEAKAVLQNAKRLIKALTHHCLYRSGENTNGILLHSTYAKSSPYNSVKDRGVDECTLWGDYFYTEALVRLTKQWNVYW; this is encoded by the coding sequence ATGCAGACAAAGGAAACGCTTGAAGCGTATGAGGCAATCACTGCAGAGGAAGCACTTGAAGCGCTGAATCATGTGGTTACCCGGATCAGAAATAATATTTCGGATTTTTATGATACTTTCCCGGCGGCAAGCAGCATCAACCAGATATATCCTGCATCAGAAAACGATGATTGGACCAATGGATTCTGGACCGGACAGCTGTGGCTGGCATATGAACAGACAAAGGAGGCGGCTTTTAAGGAAGCCGCCCTTTATCAAGTACCGGGCTTTCGGGAACGCCTGATCAAGAGAATTGTAGTGGATCATCATGATATGGGATTTTTGTATACCCCCTCTTGTGTGGCAGCCTATAAGCTTACCGGTGACAAGCTGGCAAGAGAAACTGCTCTGATGGCAGCAGATAACCTGATGGGACGGTTTCAGGATAAGGGAGAATTTTTTCAGGCATGGGGAAAGCCCAGAGATCCCAGGGAATATCGGTTAATTATTGATTGTCTTTTAAACATGCCTCTGTTATTTTGGGCCTCAGAGGAAACAAAGAATCCAAAGTACTGTGAAGCTGCTTTGGCCCATATCCGAACCTCCATGAAATATGCAGTCCGTGAAGATTTTTCTACATACCACACCTATTATTTTGACCCGGAGACCGGAAATCCGGCGGGCGGAGTGACTGCACAGGGATATAGAGACGGCTCCATATGGGCAAGGGGCCAGTCATGGGGAATCTATGGTTCGGCGATTGCTTATAAATATTGTCCTGACCCAATGTACATGGAACGTTTTAAAAAGATTACAGCCTGCTTTCTGGAGCATTTGCCCAGGGATTTAGTACCTTATTGGGATTTTGATTTTACAGATGGCTGCAGGGAACCGAGAGACTCTTCTGCCGGGGCAATCGCAGCCTGCGGAATGCTTGAAATGGCAAAATACATGGAACCGGATGAGGCAAAAGCTGTATTGCAGAATGCAAAACGTTTAATAAAGGCGCTGACACACCACTGTTTATACCGTTCCGGTGAAAATACCAACGGAATATTGCTTCATTCCACCTATGCAAAAAGTTCCCCCTATAATTCGGTAAAGGACAGAGGGGTCGATGAATGTACTTTGTGGGGAGATTATTTTTATACAGAAGCGCTTGTGCGGCTGACAAAACAGTGGAATGTCTACTGGTAG
- a CDS encoding alpha-L-fucosidase has protein sequence MKQLDERLIKIVPSDRQVMVQKTEFYAFFHFTVNTFTGTEWGHGTEPAEVFHPDQMDANQWIHAIKAAGMKGAILTCKHHDGFCLWPSKYTKHSVKYSPYMNGKGDIVKEVARACENAGLKFGIYLSPWDRNQETYGQGKAYDDYFVAQLMELLTGYGDIFSVWFDGACGEGPNGKKQVYDWQRYYDTVRKYMPDACISVSGPDIRWCGNEAGDTRTSEWSVVPADLSLAERVAAFSQHADDPSFKQRVIDSMEEDLGSRERLAQEQRLIWYPAEVDVSIRPGWFYHPEEDDKVRSLENLMDIYEKSVGGNAALLLNIPPMPKGLLHGEDVKRLEEMGREIQKRYGNNLAEGTEILVKEENQWNAVKGVQTDDYETYYHGKSPKAEFKISWKNPQRISAAILKENILKSQRIEAFEILSMRNGILASIYKGTTVGYKKIARFPQIESDILIIQIIDSRVAPTLSFIGIYE, from the coding sequence ATGAAACAATTAGATGAGAGACTTATAAAAATTGTTCCGTCTGACAGACAGGTCATGGTGCAGAAGACAGAATTTTATGCATTCTTTCATTTTACTGTGAATACCTTTACCGGAACAGAATGGGGACATGGAACAGAACCGGCAGAAGTTTTTCATCCTGATCAAATGGATGCAAATCAATGGATACATGCGATTAAGGCGGCAGGGATGAAAGGCGCGATCCTCACCTGCAAACACCATGACGGATTTTGTTTATGGCCCAGTAAATATACAAAACATTCTGTGAAGTACAGTCCTTATATGAATGGAAAGGGAGATATTGTAAAAGAAGTTGCGAGAGCCTGTGAAAATGCAGGTCTGAAATTCGGCATTTATCTTTCTCCATGGGACCGGAATCAGGAAACCTATGGGCAGGGAAAAGCATATGATGATTATTTTGTTGCACAGCTTATGGAATTGCTTACAGGATATGGAGATATTTTCAGCGTATGGTTTGACGGTGCCTGCGGAGAAGGTCCTAATGGTAAAAAGCAGGTCTATGACTGGCAGCGTTATTATGATACCGTAAGAAAATATATGCCCGACGCCTGTATTTCCGTAAGCGGGCCGGATATCCGCTGGTGCGGCAATGAGGCAGGTGATACCCGTACCAGTGAATGGAGCGTTGTGCCGGCGGATTTATCTTTAGCAGAGCGGGTGGCGGCATTCAGCCAGCATGCTGATGACCCGTCTTTTAAGCAGAGGGTTATAGACAGTATGGAAGAGGATCTGGGAAGCAGGGAACGTCTGGCACAGGAGCAGCGTTTGATCTGGTATCCCGCAGAAGTGGATGTATCCATAAGGCCAGGCTGGTTTTATCATCCGGAAGAGGATGATAAGGTCCGGTCTTTGGAAAACCTTATGGACATTTACGAAAAATCCGTAGGTGGAAATGCAGCTCTGCTTTTAAATATTCCGCCAATGCCCAAGGGACTGCTTCACGGGGAAGACGTAAAAAGACTGGAAGAGATGGGCAGGGAAATACAAAAAAGATATGGGAATAACCTGGCAGAAGGAACTGAAATTCTGGTTAAAGAAGAAAATCAATGGAATGCAGTGAAGGGTGTGCAGACAGATGACTATGAGACTTATTATCATGGAAAAAGCCCTAAGGCAGAATTTAAGATTTCCTGGAAGAATCCGCAAAGGATTTCTGCAGCTATTTTAAAGGAAAATATATTAAAAAGCCAGAGGATTGAGGCTTTTGAAATTTTATCCATGAGGAACGGAATCCTTGCAAGTATATATAAAGGAACTACCGTTGGTTATAAAAAAATAGCCCGCTTTCCGCAGATAGAATCGGATATCCTGATTATACAAATTATAGATTCCAGGGTAGCGCCCACTCTTTCGTTTATTGGTATATATGAATAA
- a CDS encoding ABC transporter substrate-binding protein yields the protein MKLRSALKRSAAFSLAATMVLSTAGCGQSNGTKANADSKTTTEASQKSNSDKPFDGVTVKWALTDNAATATETKEMIELIKEKTGINVEFFITPTAKAGEMDKVLVSLMAGEEMDIVNRTPLQLEEFYKAAVLESIDDLAKADNYDMDTVYGGQTVKFEDQTYAIPAEKDIWLTYYNKKIFDEANVPYPTAEGWTWEKYVETAKKLNNPDNNIWGSFMSDDVACNYMQATQKGVSPYKEDGTANFDDPAYADAMEWFFSLGNELKIQPNSLDLASGTYPYNSFMVNGNIGMYVYGGWVASALSDKVKYPRDWELGILPMPYPEGSDPSSLTITNCYAIPKTSKNKEAAFEAIKTICENKYTLGYGRVPAKILTEDEAKAYIESSLLPKFKDDNLTVEDFMAGWFDNSRAYLGEKIMGTADTTIGQIYTEEGQLYGQGQKSLEDTMKSIQDRANEAIEEAQK from the coding sequence ATGAAATTAAGAAGTGCATTGAAACGGAGCGCTGCTTTCAGCCTGGCAGCAACAATGGTTTTAAGTACTGCCGGTTGCGGACAATCCAACGGCACAAAGGCCAATGCTGACAGTAAAACAACAACAGAAGCATCCCAGAAATCCAACAGTGACAAGCCATTTGACGGAGTAACCGTAAAATGGGCATTAACAGATAATGCTGCAACGGCTACTGAAACAAAAGAAATGATAGAATTAATCAAAGAAAAAACAGGTATTAATGTAGAATTTTTCATTACTCCCACAGCTAAAGCGGGAGAAATGGACAAGGTGCTTGTAAGCCTGATGGCCGGAGAAGAAATGGATATCGTAAACAGAACTCCCCTTCAATTAGAGGAATTTTATAAAGCGGCTGTTTTAGAGTCCATTGATGATCTTGCAAAAGCAGATAATTATGATATGGATACTGTGTATGGAGGCCAAACGGTAAAATTTGAGGATCAGACATATGCAATTCCGGCAGAAAAGGATATTTGGCTGACCTACTATAACAAGAAGATCTTTGATGAAGCAAACGTTCCTTATCCCACCGCAGAAGGCTGGACCTGGGAAAAATATGTGGAAACAGCCAAGAAGTTAAACAACCCTGATAATAATATCTGGGGCTCCTTTATGAGTGATGACGTTGCATGCAACTATATGCAGGCGACCCAAAAGGGCGTGTCCCCTTACAAGGAAGACGGAACCGCTAATTTTGATGATCCGGCATATGCCGATGCCATGGAGTGGTTTTTCAGCCTTGGAAATGAATTAAAGATCCAGCCAAACAGCCTGGATCTGGCTTCCGGTACATATCCATACAACTCCTTTATGGTAAATGGAAACATCGGCATGTACGTATACGGCGGCTGGGTAGCAAGTGCCTTATCTGACAAGGTGAAATATCCCAGAGACTGGGAACTGGGAATTCTTCCCATGCCTTATCCGGAAGGTTCTGACCCGTCTTCCCTCACAATTACAAACTGCTATGCAATCCCTAAGACATCCAAGAACAAGGAGGCTGCATTTGAGGCCATCAAAACCATTTGTGAAAACAAATATACTTTGGGCTATGGACGTGTTCCTGCCAAGATCTTAACAGAAGATGAAGCAAAAGCCTATATTGAAAGCAGCCTGCTTCCAAAATTCAAAGATGACAACTTAACAGTAGAAGATTTTATGGCAGGCTGGTTTGACAACAGCAGAGCATACTTGGGAGAAAAGATCATGGGTACTGCTGATACAACCATCGGACAGATTTACACCGAGGAAGGTCAGTTATACGGCCAGGGACAGAAGTCACTGGAAGATACCATGAAATCCATTCAGGACAGAGCAAATGAAGCAATAGAAGAAGCACAGAAATAA
- a CDS encoding phosphoesterase, translating into MEERIYLLPKEGDFYKANMHCHTTVSDGRLTPEQIKEEYEKRGYQIVAYTDLGMYCPHPELTTKDFLALAGFEAELKENFLNGEQTAGGSSSMIFYDSGPDEGQEEKTEIYRLEAGKHDRSYINSYIKKMNQLGFLATNSHPYRSMEGYEEYTGLEGLFAMEIYHYRREIEGLNGYIPQAYDEMLRKGKKIYCMASDGNRNEHPMGHPFCDSFGGFIKIKTKELTYPAVMKALKQGDFYSSMGPEIHSLYIEGRDLVVKTSPVEKIYVKTEGRNCHIKAAPFGETLEAARFPLTGREGYIRVTCRSENGLYADSNAYFLKDLPLEFNKEQEI; encoded by the coding sequence ATGGAAGAACGGATTTATCTCCTCCCAAAGGAAGGAGATTTTTATAAGGCAAATATGCACTGCCACACAACGGTCTCAGACGGAAGGCTGACACCTGAGCAGATCAAAGAGGAATATGAGAAGAGGGGATACCAGATCGTAGCCTATACGGATCTTGGAATGTATTGCCCTCATCCGGAGCTGACTACAAAGGATTTCCTGGCTCTGGCGGGCTTTGAGGCGGAATTAAAGGAAAATTTCCTGAACGGGGAACAAACTGCTGGAGGAAGCTCTTCCATGATTTTCTATGATTCCGGTCCGGATGAAGGGCAGGAGGAAAAAACGGAAATTTACAGGCTGGAAGCAGGAAAGCATGACCGTTCTTACATCAATTCTTATATAAAGAAGATGAATCAGCTTGGTTTCCTGGCAACCAACAGCCATCCATACCGGTCCATGGAGGGGTATGAGGAATATACAGGGCTTGAAGGGCTTTTTGCCATGGAGATTTATCATTACCGCAGGGAAATAGAAGGATTAAACGGTTACATTCCCCAGGCCTATGATGAAATGCTGCGGAAGGGTAAGAAGATTTATTGCATGGCATCCGACGGAAACCGGAATGAACATCCCATGGGACATCCCTTTTGCGATTCCTTTGGGGGTTTTATAAAGATCAAGACAAAGGAGCTTACCTATCCGGCAGTGATGAAGGCTTTAAAACAAGGAGATTTCTACAGCTCCATGGGTCCTGAGATCCATTCCCTCTACATAGAAGGCAGGGACCTGGTGGTAAAGACCAGCCCGGTGGAGAAGATTTATGTAAAAACGGAAGGCAGGAACTGCCATATAAAGGCGGCGCCTTTTGGGGAAACTCTGGAAGCGGCCAGGTTTCCCTTAACGGGAAGGGAAGGTTATATCCGTGTGACCTGCCGCAGTGAAAACGGGCTGTATGCAGATTCCAATGCATATTTCTTAAAGGATCTGCCTTTGGAATTTAATAAAGAGCAGGAGATATGA